TGCTGACCGCGACCCGGTCACCACTCGCGCGACCAACGTCTCGACGCGACCGGAGGCAGGCAGAGCCATCGCCGCCACAAGAACCACCACAACCGGCAGTGCGACCGCATCGGGCAACGCTGCCAGGACGACCATGTAGATCGCCAGTCCTGCCATCGCTGAGGGGCCGTTCAGCACCAAGCGCAGCAGTCGATCCGGGACCCGGTTCATGTCGACTCCTCCTCTTCCAGCGCGCCTGGGTAGTTGCTCCTGCGAACCTCCAGGCGGTCAAACCCCTGAGTAGGACTGCACGCACCGCCCGAGCTGTGTCCCTAGGTGCGCATGACCAGTGTGGATACGTCGGCGGTACGTCATGGAGTTATCCACAGGCGCCCTAATCGGTCGTCGCATCGCACAGGCTCGCAGCGATCACCCCGGACCGAGTTCCTTCCCCGGAGCCTGTCGGCATGACCACCCAGCACACCGGAGTCGACCCCCGACACCGTGCGATCGGCGAGATCGTCGCCCTGCTCGACCACGCCTACGAACAGACCAGGACCAGTTCGCAGTTCGACCCGACCCGCATGGATCTCGGCCTGGGCATCTACCTCGTCCGCGCTCAAGCGTGTCACGCGCTGGCCCCCGGTCAGTCCGTCCACGAGTCCCAGCGCGGCGGCGAGGCCAGCGTGCCCAGCCTGCTCCGGACGGCCGAGCACCTCACACGCGACCTACGACTAGGACCAAACGCCATACCCAATGTCTCCGACTTCGTCGTCGCGCTCTGCGACCTCATCCGCGACGCCGACCGCGTCGCCTGGTGAGACATGACAGACCCGGCAAATGACCCGACGACCGCCCCGCGGCAGTGGGCGTACGACGGTGACGATGTCGAGTTGTTTCACACTGACGCTTTCACCCACGTATCCGACCAGCGGAGCGTCGGCGAACTGCTCTTCGACGTCGACCGGCACGCCCGCGTCCTGCTGATGGACGTATGCGAACACGACGCGGCACCACTCCTGCACGCCTGGCCCACGCTGATCTCCGCGGCCGGCAGCATGTGGCACGCCCTGCCCGCGCCCCTCCCACAGCCCCTCCCCCAACCCATGTCGCCACCACCCGCTGAAATTCGTCGAGCAGAACCTCCGACCTCGTGCATGGACCGCCTCGACGTGATCGGCACCGGCGTCTCCCGCCGACTCACCACCAAACGCTGGCCCGGGCCGACCGCGCCGGATGGGCGCCTCCTCGAGATGGCGGACACGCTCTCGCGCGCCGCTGACCTCACTCGACGCTTCGGCTACCACGGTCCGCTCTCACCGGCGGGACGGGACGACCTCGAAGCAGCACGAGCGCGGCTCCTTCATGCTGTCTACGTGACGACCCACGCCGTCTCGGTCGCGCTGCTCCAGTTCGGACGTACACGTCACGATCTGGCCGCTGCCACACCACGCCCCCTGGCCTCTCCCAACGAACGCATTCCCTACGCCGTCGCGCCGACCACGGAATGGGTGCGTCGTATCGGCGCTGCCGAATCCGCGGCGGCCAGCTACGTCAACCGACGACAGTTCGCACCTCTGCTCAACAAAGAGCATCGCGCCGACCCCGCATCGGCGAGTCGCCTGAATCTGGCCCTGGCCCGCTGGGACATCGAAGCCCATCGAGGGCTGGCCGGACACAGCTGGCCTAAGAACATCGTCCTGGTCGTTCGCACCCAAGCGTTCATCGCCGGATCGGCGCTGACACTTCTGGACGCCGCTGCCGCACACGAACAGGGCTACGTCCCGAGCCGACTCGTCGAGGCCGTTGCTCAGTCCGGTGCCGCCTGGACCGACCTCGGCGGACGGTGGGACGACCTCACCCCCGCGCACACGCACCCGGCCGACGCGCTCCTGCTCGCGGCGGGCGAACTCCGAGCCGCTGCACGCGAGCTCACCCAGGACGGCGCCGGACGCGCCACCCCCCACACGATCCGTACGCGTCCGGGAGCTGCCGAGGGCCTCCACGCCCTTCTGGCAGCCATGCGTCATGGCGACGAACTCGCCCACGTCGTCGACGAAAGGAGCGCGGCCCCCGGGCTGTCGGGCCACGCTCGAGTCATGTCCCACCGCGCCCAGAACGACATCGCCGCAGGAAGAGTCCCCATCGCGGTGGACAGCAACATCGCATGGGTGTCGCCCCTCGACATCCACGCCGGACGAACCGTGCCCGCCCCAGTCCCCGTCATCGCCGCGCTCAAGGCCTCGAGCCACACTGCCGTGCAAGCCGCGACCGCCGCCGGAGCGATCACCACCGCCACAGCAGACGTCGTCCTGTGGCCCGTTCCCGACGACCCAGCACGAGAGAACTTGTCGAGGCAGCGGCAACCCCACCTGGCCGGCAAGGCTCGAACGACGTCAGTCCGTCCGTCTGGGAGTGTCACCACTCGCAGTACGGGCACGTCGCCACCCCGCTGACTGAGACCGCATCCATCTCACGCCTGCTCGCCCACTCGCGCATGCCAGGTAGCGGCAATCCGCGCGACGGGACTGATGGTCAGTTCGCCTGAGATTGGCCACGGCTTGTCCTGTGGAGAGACGACTGGCCCTTAGCCTTCAGGCCTACTGTCCTGTCCATGGACAACTCCGAGCCCTGCGCCACGTGCGGATCGCCTGTCATCATCGCTCGTACGGTAGCCGCCGACACGGTCGATGAGGCCGGACCGCGCACGCTGATGCAACGGACCTGCACCGGCGACAGGTGTCCCACCAACGCTCGAGGGCGCAGCATCGGCGAGACAGTCTGAGGCACAGAAGAGCGATCCGGCAGCGCACCCGATAGGCGTACTCAGTCGGTCCCGGAGACGCGCCCACCCGATGACCTCACCGGACCGTCGAACCCACATAGGTCTCCATGACCAGCCAGGTGCTCAGCGGATTGGGAGAGCCCACAGTCCACGCCGCGGGGCAAACTCCGCTCTCGCCCGCCGTGCTGGACTCCCGCGGCTTGATGAGCGCGGCTGAGAAGGCGTGGGGATGTAAATGATGCGGACGACCAAGCAGCTACCCGTGTACGTGAGCCTCGATGAGGCTGCCCAGATCATGTCGCTCTCCACTCGGACCATTCGTCGTCGCATCAGCGACGGCACCATCCCGGCCTACCAGTGCGGCACCCGGCCGATCCGCATTCGCCTGGACGAGCTCGAGGCTGCCCTACGACCCATCCCCGCCGTCCGCCGCTGACACCATGAGCGGTTTCGCGTCTCGCCGACCTGACCGGTCGAGCGCCGAGGGTGAGCCGTTGATCGCTTGAGGGTGTGCCGCGCACATCGTCCGGTTAGAACTGACCTGCTGGCCGCGGTCTTCCGGGGGGTCGATCGCGGCAGGGCACCGTCGGCGCGTGCGTACCGACGGTGCCAACAGCGTTCCGCAGCCGGAGTGCCAACGCGGCCGATGCGGACCTCCGGCCCACGCCGTACGCCTGCGACCACCCACACTCGTTCGGTCGGCCGGCCGAATCGTTGCGACGATGTCCGACCGTCGGTCGGCTGTCATTTCACCGGTGCCGTGCGCTCGGATCCTCGTGCGATGACGCGCGCAGATCGCACCCGATCTGGCACGTACATGGCACGGGGCCGATTCCCATTTCGGAAATCGGCCCCTGACCTGCGGTTACTCGGGTGGGCGATACTGGGTTCGAACCAGTAACTCTTTTCGTCAAGCCGCCTCCGGCTCCAAGACGACCGGCCACGAGTTGTCCTCAGCTCTCGACTGCCGCCTACATCCGCGGCGGCACCCGACCACGTGTCTCAACCTTGGTTCGGTCGGTGCCTGCGGACAACCCGAGTAGCAAGGTGGGGCGGAGAGGACATCGACTCCAGCCTCGGTGCTGACGAACCTGCGCCCCGGATCTCCACAAGTCGGCCAGCATGACGACTTATCCACAGTTGCGTGCGAGCGCAGCGGCCCCGTCGGAACACCTAGGTGATCATCAGGTCCTACCAACACACAGCAGCGCATCAGCAGGCCTTGAGCAGTGCGACAAAGACGAGCGGTGCTGAGAAGGGTCACATCCATGCGCAACACCCGGCCAAGTTCTTACGCCACGACCGAGAATCTGACCCTCGGCGCGGGGTCATCATCATGATCCGCGCAAGAACGGTTCGGTCAGTCGGGCCCGCCACGACGGCTTCATCCGAATCGATAGTTGCCCCTGCCACCATGAGCATCACGGAGGCGGCGACCTACCTCGGCATCTCGAAAGCGACTCTGTACACCTGGCGCACACGCCGGCCCGGGTTTGGCCCGCGGGCCGTTAAGGCTGGGGGCGCATTGCGGTACCGCCAATCGGACCTCGAAACATGGATCGAGGAGCACGCCGAGACACTTAACGCCGGCTCGACGACTACCAGCGCCAACGCCGACGACTCAGGACGCGCGGCACCCGATCCTACGGCTACTCCGGGGTTCAGGCGTTCACGTCCGCGCTACAGGCACCCGCGCGCCTCAGCTGAACGATGAAACGGTGGCTCGTCCTCCTCTCCCCATCGGGACGTACGGAAGCATCTCAACGGAGTTGGTGCGTCCCGGGGTCTACCGTGCCCACACCCGATTCCGCGACCTCGACGGTGTCACGCGGCGCGTCAAAGCGACTGGGCGCACGGCAGCCGCTGCGACACGAGAGTTGAAAGCAAAGATCGCTGAGCGAAGCGCCCCAACCGGTGACCTGATCGGGCCCGAGATGCGCGTCAGCCAGGTGGGCGAGACGTGGCTATCGCTCTACCGCGCCGAGCAGCGATCTGAAGCGACGACGGCCAACGAGTACCAGCGCATCCTCGACAACGTCATCAACCCTGCGATTGGCAGCATCCGGCTGCGCGAGGCGACAGCTGGCCGCCTCGAGCGACTGCTCAGGTCGCAGCCGACACCGAGCCGCCGGAAGAAGACGAAGACGGTCCTCAAGATGATGCTCGACGCGGCCGTCATCGACGGTGCCATCCCGGCCAACCCCGTCACGTCGACGTCACGTCTCCGCGGTAGCCACAACGAAGTGCAGGCGCTGTCGGTACAGGATCTCGGCACTGTCCGCTCTGCCGTCGACGCGTGGATGTCCCAGGAGCGCCCTGGACCGAAACCGACCAACGACATTGCGGACATCATCGACATGTTGCTGGCAACCGGTTGCCGGATCGGCGAAGTACTTGCGCTGAGGTGGACCGATATCGACCTGTCCGCAAACCCGCCGACCGCCTCGATCAGCGGAACCATCAAGACCGAGACCGGCAAGGGCACCTACCGAAAGGCCAAGCCGAAGTCCGACGCCTCCAAGCGCACACTCGCGCTGCCACCATTCGCAGTTGCCGTCCTGACGAGGCGACGCGTCGAGCAGCCGGCGAACGATCGCGACGCGGTTTTCGCGACCCGCAACGGCACTTGGCACCAGGTCGGCAACATCGAACGTCGGTGGCGCATCATCCGCGCAGACACCGGCCTCGAGTGGGTCACGCCCCACACCTTCCGTAAGACCGTGGCCACGTTGATCGACCGCACGGTCGACTCCGAGACCGCGGCCCGGGTGCTCGGGCACTCCTCCGCGGACATCACCAGGGAGTACTACATCGTCAAGGACCGGTCGACCCCTGACGTCACGGCCCTATTGCAGGGCTTCGCCGGTGGTACAACGCCCGTCGAATCACCCAAATGACGTCCTCGACAGGCACTCAAGCTCAATGCGCCGAGAGGCAACACGACCCAGCGGGTGACAGCAAAACAAGCAGGTTCGGAAAGGGTTTCCGTCCCATAAACGTCCCATCTCGGTATCTGGTTCAAGAACGACGAAGCCCCTGACCCGCGTTTTCGCAGGTCAGGGGCTTCATTTCGGTCGGGCTGACAGGATTTGAACCTGCGACCCCCTGACCCCCAGTCAGGTGCGCTACCAAGCTGCGCTACAGCCCGAGTGCTCCCGGCGCGAGGCCGGCGGAGCGAGGGGAACACTACCGCAGGACCAACGGCCCCGTTGAATCGACCCGCGGATGGTCCGTACGGGCCGCTTCGGTGCGCCCGACCGGGCCATTTCGGGCAGATCCCCGGACGTCCCCGACACCCCGCCCGAGCATGGATGCTCCACCCCCTGGAGGACTCCGTGCCAGCCATCCCCCGTCCGGCCGGCCTGCTGCTCGCTGTCGTCGCCGTGACGGCAGGCCTGTCGCTCGCCGCTCCCCGCGCCCACGCCGCGCCGGAGTCGAGCGTGCGGGAGGAGACGAGCCGGTCGGAGACCACGCTGCTCGAGCGACGCCTCCGCGAGCGGCAGCGGTCGCTGGCCGCGCTCAACCGCCGCGCCGACGCCCGCGACCGGGCCCTGCTCGGGCGGCAGCGGGTCCTCGCGACGTACGGGTGGACCGGCGATCCCGACCAGGTGGCGGCGGTGCTGCCGCTCGCGTCCTACTCGCTGTCCGCGGGCTTCGGCCTGACCGGGCCGCTGTGGGAGGCCGAGCACGGCGGTCAGGACTTCGGCGCGGCGACCGGCGAGCCGATCGTCGCCGTCGCTGCCGGCACCGTGACCGAGGTGGCGGACGCGGGTCCCTACGGGCTGCGGACCGTCGTCACGCTCCCGGACGGCACCGAGGTCTGGTACTGCCACCAGAGCGCGACCGACGTCTCGGTCGGCCAGGCGGTCGACGCCGCTGACCCGATCGGCGCCGTCGGCGACAGCGGCAACGCCACCGGGCCGCACCTGCACCTGGAGGTACGCCCCGACGGCGGCTCGCCGATCGACCCCTACGACTGGCTCGTCGAGGCCGGCGTCACACCCTGACGTCGCTCAGCGCTTGCGCTTCTCGCGGGGCTTCTGCTCGATCACGATCGGCGTGCCGACGAAGCCGAACTCCTCGCGCAGGCGGCGCTCGATGTAGCGCTCGTAGGCCGCGTCCAGCTTGCCGCTGGTGAACAGCACGAAGGTGGGCGGCGCGGTCGAGGGCTGCGTCGCGAACAGGATCTTCGGCTGCTTGCCGCTGCGCACCGGGTGCGGGTGCTCGGACACCAGGCGACCGAGGAACGTGTTGAGCGCACCGGTGCCGATGCGCGTCTCCCAGCCCTCGAGCGCCTTGTCGATCGCCGGCACGAGCCGGTCGACGTGCCAGCCGGTGCGGGCCGTGAAGTTGATCCGCGGCGCCCACTGCAGCTGCACGAGGTCGCGCTCGATCTCGCGCTCGAGGTAGTAGCGGCGCTCCTCGTCGACGAGGTCCCACTTGTTGAACGCGATCACCATCGCGCGACCGGCGTCGCGGATCGTCTGGATGATCCGCATGTCCTGCTCGGAGACGGTCTGGCTGGCGTCGAGGACCAGGACGGCCACCTCGGCGCGGTCGATCGCGGTCGTGGTGCGCAGCGAGGCGTAGTACTCGTGGCCCGACGCCTGGTTGACCCGCTTGCGGATGCCGGCGGTGTCGATGAAGCGCCAGGTGCGGTCGCCGAGCTGGATCAGCTCGTCGACCGGGTCGACGGTCGTGCCGGAGGCGTCGTCGACGACGACGCGGTCCTCCTTGGCGAGCATGTTGAGCAGCGACGACTTGCCGACGTTGGGCTTGCCGACGATCGCGATCCGCCGCGGGCCGCCGACCTCCTCGAAGGTCTCGGCCGGGGTCTCCGGCAGCGCCGCGAGGATCGCGTCCAGCATGTCGCCGGAGCCGCGTCCGTGCAGGGCGGAGACCGCGTACGGCTCGCCGAGCCCGAGGTTCCACAGGCCGTACGCCTCCGCCTCGGTGCGCTGGTCGTCGACCTTGTTGGCGGCGAGCACGACGGGCTTGCCGGACTTGCGCAGGATCCGCACCACGGCCTCGTCGGCGTCGGTGATCCCGACGGTCGCGTCGACCACGAAGAGCACCGCGTCGGCCAGCGACACCGCGACCTCGGCCTGGCCGGCGATCCGCTCCGCGAGGCCACGGGCGTCGGGGTCCCAGCCGCCGGTGTCGACCACGGTGAAGACGCGCCCGTTCCAGTTGGCGTCGTAGGAGACACGGTCGCGGGTCACACCGGGCCGGTCCTCCACGACGGCCTCGCGGCGACCGATGATCCGGTTGACCAGCGTCGACTTGCCGACGTTGGGGCGGCCCACGACCGCGAGGACCGGGGCGGGCCCGGCGGGGTCGGTCGGGTCCGCGGACTCGACGCTGGTGGCGTCGTACTCACTCATGCGTGCTCACAGCTCTCTGGGGTGCTCGACGAGCCCGGTGTCGGGGTCGTCCTCGGATTGTCCCGCAGGAAGGGGCCCGGGCAAGGATCGCCGCGTCCGCGAGAGGGCGCCGTCCTGCTCGGACAGCATGTGTCCCCGCAACAACACCGACGTCGCGGCCACGTGTTCCCGCGTGCGCGGCCACGGCTGCTGTGCCGTGCGCCACGCCTCGCCGAGCACGAGGTCGATCGGCTCGCCGCGGGGTGGGAGCGCGTTGCTGCCGCCGCCGGGCGGCCGGGTGCCGATCATCGTGACCGGCACGACGGGGGCTCCGGTCACCAGCGCGAGGTAGGCCGCACCGTGGTGGAACCGGTCCAGCCGACCAGCGCCGCGGGTGCCCTCGGGGAAGATGCCCACGACTCCCCCGTCGCGCACCACCCGCAGGCACGAGCGGATGGCGGCCGGGTCGGGGTGGAACCGGTCGAGGGGCACCTGGCCGGCCCCGCGCAGGAAGCCGCCGAGCCGCCCGGAGAACATCTCCTGCTTGGTCAGGGCGTGCACCGGCCGCGGGGCGAAGATCGCCAGCAGCGGCCCGTCGATCGCGCCGACGTGGTTGGCCGCCAGGATCGCGCCTCCCCGGGCGGGCAGGTGCTCCGCGCCGTGCACCCGCACCGGCCAACGCCGTCGCAGCAGCCACGCCGACAGCGGGCGCAGCCCGTGCAGCATCCGGGTGGGAGGGTGCTCCGCGCTGCTCGCCGGCAGGTCCGCGGCGCTCACGCGTCCTCGTGGGTCGCCTGCGTGGCCAGCCCCACGATGCGGTCGATGACCTCGACCAGGGTGAGGTGCGTGCTGTCCACGTGGACGGCGCCCTCGGCCATGGTCAGTGGCGCGGTGGCCCGGCCCGAGTCGATCCGGTCGCGCTCGAGCAGCGACTGCTGCGTCGTGGCCAGGTCCGAGCCACCCTCCTCCGCGGCGCGCCGGGCGGCGCGGGCGTCGGGGTCGGCGCTCAGGTAGACCTTGACCTCGGCCTGCGGCCACACGACCGAGCCGATGTCGCGCCCCTCGACGACGATGCCGCCCGCACCGATCGCCTCGCGCTGGAGGTCGAGCAGCCGGCTGCGGACGGCGGGGACGGCGCTGACCGGGCTGACCGCGGCGTTGACCTCGTCGGTGCGGATCTCCACCGAGACGTCCATGCCGTCGACCGTGATCGTCGGGGCGAGCGGGTCGGTGCCCGACTCGATGCGGGGCCTGCCCGCGGCCGCTGCCACCGCGGCGGCGTCGTGGACGTCGACGCCCTCGCGCAGCAGCCACCAGGTCATCGCGCGGAACATCGCGCCCGTGTCGAGGTAGCGCAGGCCCAGCCGGTCGGCGACGCCGCGCGACGTGCTGGACTTCCCCGAGCCCGAGGTGCCGTCGACGGCGACGACGAGATGGGCGGTGGGGCTGGTCTCGGCGCTGCTCACGGGCGAGAAGGTTACCGGTGGGTGGTCCACCCGCGGGATTCGAGAGCCTCCAGCAGGTGCTCGGCGCGCCCCTCCTCCACCACCAGCTCCGTGAGACCCACGGGTCGTCCGGGGTCGTGGTCGATGTGGACGTCCTCGATGTTGACGCCGACCTCACCGGCGTCGCCGAACAGCCGCGCCAGCTCGCCCGGGTGGTCGGGCACCGAGACGAACACCGACCGGGTCGGCCGCACCGGCCCGCCGTGCTTGCCGGGGATGGCCGCCGTGCCCGCGTTGCCGCGCGCCAGGATCGCGGTCAGGTCGTCGGAGCCCGGCACCGCGACGGCGCCGATGAGCGCCTCGAGGTCGGCGCGCACCTCGCCGAGCACGTCCAGCACCGCGGACGCGTTGGCGCCCAGGATCTCCAGCCAGAGCGCCGGGTCGCTCGCGGCCACCCGGGTCACGTCCCGCACGCCCTGCCCCGACAGCGCGAGGTGGGCGGCGGGGGCGTCGGCGAGCCGGCCGGCGACCAGGACGGCCGCGAGGTGCGGCAGGTGGGACGTACGCGCGACGGCGCGGTCGTGGTCGGCCGGGGACAGCCGGGTCGGGACCGCGCCGCACAGCCGCGCGAGCGCCTCGACCGCGTCGGCGGCCGCGGGGCGGACCGCTCGTGCGGCGTGACCGCCCACGGACGGCCGTCGAACAGCGCCGCGCTCGCCGCCAGGGGGCCGGACCGCTCGCTGCCGGCCATCGGGTGCCCGCCGACATAGCGCTCGAGGTCGTCCTCACCGCTCGCGCGCAGCGCCGCCAGCGGCGCCTCCTTGACGCTCCCGACGTCGGTGACGACCGCCTCCGGGTGGGTGTCGAGCGCGGCCCGGATGCTCACCGCGAGGTGCTGCGGCGGCGTCGCCACCACCACGAGCCGCGGCCGGTCGCCCTCCAGCACCGGGCGGCCCGCCCCGAGCCCCGACGCGGTGCGCAGGTGCTCCGACGACACGTCGTCGAGCAGCACGTCCACCCCGGCGCGGCGGCAGGCGAGCGCCAGGGACGTGCCCAGCAGGCCCGTGCCGACGACGAGGACCGGCCCCGGGACCTCCCCCGGACCGGCCGGCTCAGTCATGGCTGGTGGTGCGGGTCAGGTCCCGGCGCAGGTTGGCCGCGCCGTGCAGGTAGACGTGGGTGACGTCCGCGCGCGGCAGGTCGGTCTCGACGTGGGCCATCAGCCTCACCACGCGGGGCATCGAGCCCTCGATCTCCAGCTCGCGGGCACACACCAGCGGCACGTCCGAGAAGCCGAGCTGGCGCGCGGCGTAGGCCGGGAACTCGCTGGTGAGGTCGCTGGTGGCGGTGAAGATGATCGAGATGAAGTCGTCGACCTCGAGGTCGTTGGCGGCCATCACGTCCGTGACGAGCTCGGCGACCCGGTCGAGCATGTGCTCGCGCGTGTCCTCGTCGAGCTGGGTGGCCCCTCGCACTGCCCGTACTGCCATGGCAGAACCCTAGGCCAGCCGGCCACCCGGTCCGAGGTGGTGTCTCGCCTGCCGTGCTCAGGCCGGCTGGTAGTCCCCGAAGGACCAGTGGTTGCCCTCCGGGTCGAGGACGCTGCCGCCGCGCCCGCCGTAGTCGTGGTCCTCCATCGGCCGCACGACGGTCGCGCCCGCCGCCACCGCGGCGGCGAAGACCGCGTCCGGGTCGGGTGTGACCAGGTACGCCGCTGCGGGTCCGGTGCCGGCGATGGCCGCGTCGGGCCGGTCCGAGCCGAACATGATGCCGCCGCCGCCGGGCCACGCCCACTCGGCGTGCACCACGATCCGCGCGTCCTGATCGTCGCGGTAGGTGGCGTGCTCGGTGAAGCCGACGGCGGCCAGCCAGGCCGTCATGGCGTCGGCGTCGCGGACGGAGAACGTGTGCCAGAGGGTGGTGCGGGAGACGTCGGTCATCGGTCGCTGCTCCTCGTGTCGTCGCCGGAGGGTTCCGGCGGTCCTCACCCTTCCTCGGGCGCGAGGGCCACGGCTTGGACGTTCGGGAACTCCCGCCTCGCCCACTCGGTCGGGCTGCACCCGGCGAGGGCGTGCCACTCCCGCGCGAGGTGCGCCTGGTCGGCGTAGCCCGACGCGGCGGCGACGGACGCGACCGTGCCCTCGCCGGTGAGC
Above is a genomic segment from Nocardioides okcheonensis containing:
- a CDS encoding prephenate dehydrogenase/arogenate dehydrogenase family protein translates to MTEPAGPGEVPGPVLVVGTGLLGTSLALACRRAGVDVLLDDVSSEHLRTASGLGAGRPVLEGDRPRLVVVATPPQHLAVSIRAALDTHPEAVVTDVGSVKEAPLAALRASGEDDLERYVGGHPMAGSERSGPLAASAALFDGRPWAVTPHERSAPRPPTRSRRSRGCAARSRPGCPRPTTTAPSRVRPTCRTSRPSWSPAGSPTPPPPTSRCRGRACGT
- a CDS encoding helix-turn-helix domain-containing protein encodes the protein MSITEAATYLGISKATLYTWRTRRPGFGPRAVKAGGALRYRQSDLETWIEEHAETLNAGSTTTSANADDSGRAAPDPTATPGFRRSRPRYRHPRASAER
- the aroH gene encoding chorismate mutase encodes the protein MAVRAVRGATQLDEDTREHMLDRVAELVTDVMAANDLEVDDFISIIFTATSDLTSEFPAYAARQLGFSDVPLVCARELEIEGSMPRVVRLMAHVETDLPRADVTHVYLHGAANLRRDLTRTTSHD
- a CDS encoding lysophospholipid acyltransferase family protein, with the protein product MSAADLPASSAEHPPTRMLHGLRPLSAWLLRRRWPVRVHGAEHLPARGGAILAANHVGAIDGPLLAIFAPRPVHALTKQEMFSGRLGGFLRGAGQVPLDRFHPDPAAIRSCLRVVRDGGVVGIFPEGTRGAGRLDRFHHGAAYLALVTGAPVVPVTMIGTRPPGGGSNALPPRGEPIDLVLGEAWRTAQQPWPRTREHVAATSVLLRGHMLSEQDGALSRTRRSLPGPLPAGQSEDDPDTGLVEHPREL
- a CDS encoding tyrosine-type recombinase/integrase codes for the protein MKAKIAERSAPTGDLIGPEMRVSQVGETWLSLYRAEQRSEATTANEYQRILDNVINPAIGSIRLREATAGRLERLLRSQPTPSRRKKTKTVLKMMLDAAVIDGAIPANPVTSTSRLRGSHNEVQALSVQDLGTVRSAVDAWMSQERPGPKPTNDIADIIDMLLATGCRIGEVLALRWTDIDLSANPPTASISGTIKTETGKGTYRKAKPKSDASKRTLALPPFAVAVLTRRRVEQPANDRDAVFATRNGTWHQVGNIERRWRIIRADTGLEWVTPHTFRKTVATLIDRTVDSETAARVLGHSSADITREYYIVKDRSTPDVTALLQGFAGGTTPVESPK
- the der gene encoding ribosome biogenesis GTPase Der, with amino-acid sequence MSEYDATSVESADPTDPAGPAPVLAVVGRPNVGKSTLVNRIIGRREAVVEDRPGVTRDRVSYDANWNGRVFTVVDTGGWDPDARGLAERIAGQAEVAVSLADAVLFVVDATVGITDADEAVVRILRKSGKPVVLAANKVDDQRTEAEAYGLWNLGLGEPYAVSALHGRGSGDMLDAILAALPETPAETFEEVGGPRRIAIVGKPNVGKSSLLNMLAKEDRVVVDDASGTTVDPVDELIQLGDRTWRFIDTAGIRKRVNQASGHEYYASLRTTTAIDRAEVAVLVLDASQTVSEQDMRIIQTIRDAGRAMVIAFNKWDLVDEERRYYLEREIERDLVQLQWAPRINFTARTGWHVDRLVPAIDKALEGWETRIGTGALNTFLGRLVSEHPHPVRSGKQPKILFATQPSTAPPTFVLFTSGKLDAAYERYIERRLREEFGFVGTPIVIEQKPREKRKR
- a CDS encoding VOC family protein, with product MTDVSRTTLWHTFSVRDADAMTAWLAAVGFTEHATYRDDQDARIVVHAEWAWPGGGGIMFGSDRPDAAIAGTGPAAAYLVTPDPDAVFAAAVAAGATVVRPMEDHDYGGRGGSVLDPEGNHWSFGDYQPA
- a CDS encoding M23 family metallopeptidase; protein product: MPAIPRPAGLLLAVVAVTAGLSLAAPRAHAAPESSVREETSRSETTLLERRLRERQRSLAALNRRADARDRALLGRQRVLATYGWTGDPDQVAAVLPLASYSLSAGFGLTGPLWEAEHGGQDFGAATGEPIVAVAAGTVTEVADAGPYGLRTVVTLPDGTEVWYCHQSATDVSVGQAVDAADPIGAVGDSGNATGPHLHLEVRPDGGSPIDPYDWLVEAGVTP
- a CDS encoding helix-turn-helix domain-containing protein → MRTTKQLPVYVSLDEAAQIMSLSTRTIRRRISDGTIPAYQCGTRPIRIRLDELEAALRPIPAVRR
- the cmk gene encoding (d)CMP kinase produces the protein MSSAETSPTAHLVVAVDGTSGSGKSSTSRGVADRLGLRYLDTGAMFRAMTWWLLREGVDVHDAAAVAAAAGRPRIESGTDPLAPTITVDGMDVSVEIRTDEVNAAVSPVSAVPAVRSRLLDLQREAIGAGGIVVEGRDIGSVVWPQAEVKVYLSADPDARAARRAAEEGGSDLATTQQSLLERDRIDSGRATAPLTMAEGAVHVDSTHLTLVEVIDRIVGLATQATHEDA
- a CDS encoding prephenate dehydrogenase dimerization domain-containing protein, with product MPHLAAVLVAGRLADAPAAHLALSGQGVRDVTRVAASDPALWLEILGANASAVLDVLGEVRADLEALIGAVAVPGSDDLTAILARGNAGTAAIPGKHGGPVRPTRSVFVSVPDHPGELARLFGDAGEVGVNIEDVHIDHDPGRPVGLTELVVEEGRAEHLLEALESRGWTTHR